The following is a genomic window from Desulfuromonadales bacterium.
GGTTGCGACAGTCTTCAGGGATACTATTTCAGCCGGCCGCTACCAGCCGAGGCGTTCGCCGCCCTGCTGCGGGAAGGGCGACGGCTCGCCTGAGGCGCCTCTGCTCGCCGGTATCGGCGAGGCGGCGCTTGGCGCTCGGGGTAGAGGGTTTGGGTGAGGGGCGGCCAAGTCGGCCGCCCCTTCGCTGTCAGAGCCCCAGATCACCGGCCACCTCCTGCATCGCCCGCAGGCAGATCTCGCAGAACTCGTCGAGCGGGATGCCGATCTTTTCGCATTCGGCGATGGTCTCCCGGTCGGCGCCGGCGGCGAACTGCCTCTCCTTGAAGCGCTTGCGCACCGACTTGGGCTGGACGCTGGCGAGTTTCCGGTCCGGATAGACCAGGGCGG
Proteins encoded in this region:
- a CDS encoding hydrolase gives rise to the protein ALVYPDRKLASVQPKSVRKRFKERQFAAGADRETIAECEKIGIPLDEFCEICLRAMQEVAGDLGL